One region of Mycolicibacterium rhodesiae NBB3 genomic DNA includes:
- a CDS encoding DUF1214 domain-containing protein yields MSTESSATALRAAWNDLIDGLNRARDAIDSPDLHAPPETERGLAEGYRYLLGFTFGAIERAFGEDPDFPYFRRAIQPVDKATIDNADALYLSASVDGDASYRVRGRLVGPKAPQYMIFEAHTAYAGDSGTLAELSPTERAITGSLDSSELVVADDGQFEILVAPAQPADHTGNFIASRQVTGEDTKDARFLIVRMLFHDWENEASPDLQIVQVGREGAHPTPIEPVTAAVKMRRVGEIVANQMKFWNEFYDIVLEAHGDRNGDGRTFMPRNGLNEPAQANLATGGGQCTNVYSGGMFDLAPDEALLIEVDAPVEPSYTGFHLANLWGESLDYANHVTSLNGFQAEADSDGITRFVIAHRDPGVPNWLDTTGQTRGFLTVRWTYPEPPDELPKVKVSATPLSDVRQHLPAATRVMSPDERNEQIRIRQEHVQRRYRQY; encoded by the coding sequence TTGTCAACTGAGTCAAGCGCGACCGCACTCCGCGCCGCCTGGAACGACTTGATCGACGGATTGAACAGGGCCAGGGACGCAATCGACTCACCGGATCTGCACGCGCCCCCGGAGACGGAGCGGGGGCTCGCCGAGGGGTACCGCTACCTACTCGGCTTCACATTCGGTGCGATCGAGCGCGCGTTTGGTGAAGACCCCGACTTCCCGTACTTCCGCCGCGCCATCCAGCCGGTGGACAAGGCGACCATCGACAACGCCGACGCCCTGTACCTGTCGGCGTCGGTCGACGGTGACGCCTCTTACCGGGTGCGGGGCCGGCTGGTGGGACCGAAGGCGCCGCAGTACATGATCTTCGAGGCGCACACGGCATATGCCGGAGACTCGGGCACCTTGGCCGAACTCAGCCCGACCGAACGCGCCATCACCGGATCGCTCGACAGTTCCGAATTGGTGGTAGCAGACGATGGTCAATTCGAGATACTCGTCGCCCCGGCGCAGCCTGCCGATCACACCGGTAACTTCATCGCCTCGCGCCAGGTGACCGGCGAAGACACGAAAGATGCGCGATTCCTGATCGTGCGCATGCTTTTTCACGACTGGGAGAACGAGGCATCGCCCGATCTTCAGATCGTGCAGGTCGGCAGGGAAGGTGCGCATCCGACGCCGATCGAACCGGTCACCGCCGCCGTCAAGATGCGTCGAGTCGGCGAGATCGTCGCCAATCAGATGAAGTTCTGGAACGAGTTCTACGACATCGTCTTGGAGGCGCACGGTGACCGGAATGGCGACGGCCGAACGTTCATGCCGCGCAACGGACTCAACGAACCCGCGCAGGCGAACCTCGCGACGGGCGGCGGTCAGTGCACCAACGTCTATTCCGGCGGAATGTTCGACCTCGCTCCGGATGAGGCCCTGCTGATCGAGGTCGACGCCCCAGTCGAGCCGTCCTACACCGGATTCCATCTCGCCAATCTGTGGGGTGAGTCGTTGGACTATGCCAACCATGTGACCAGCCTCAACGGATTTCAGGCCGAAGCAGACTCCGACGGCATCACCCGATTCGTGATCGCTCACCGCGATCCCGGTGTGCCGAACTGGCTGGACACCACTGGTCAGACGCGAGGATTTCTCACCGTGCGGTGGACCTATCCCGAGCCTCCCGACGAACTCCCGAAGGTCAAGGTGAGCGCGACGCCGCTCTCCGACGTGCGCCAACACCTTCCCGCCGCCACCCGCGTCATGTCTCCCGACGAGCGCAACGAGCAGATCCGCATCCGTCAGGAACACGTTCAACGGAGATACCGCCAGTACTGA
- the pdhA gene encoding pyruvate dehydrogenase (acetyl-transferring) E1 component subunit alpha: MAGIDATPRTQTSPLGVELEPIRLVAPDGTPTAESRYRRDLPPETLAWLYESMVVTRELDAEFVNLQRQGELALFASCRGQEAAQIGAAACLPKTDWLFPQYREIGAFLLRGLTPAQISAVWRGRWHGGLGFTDKCVAPISIPIGTQGLHAVGAAMAAQRLSDGSVTLAFLGDGATSEGDVHEALNFAAVFNAPCVFFVQNNHWAISVPVSKQLAAPSIAHRAVGYGMPGIRVDGNDVLACYAVTAEAAKRARDGGGPTLIEAITYRMGPHTTSDDPTRYRPPEELEYWAARDPIQRYRTYLETAGVWSERLEERIAARSKRLRTELRDAVVDAEDFDIADVFDNVYHDITPNLLAQREQVLAEIAKEA; encoded by the coding sequence ATGGCAGGGATCGACGCGACCCCGCGGACGCAAACGTCACCACTCGGCGTCGAGTTGGAGCCGATACGGCTGGTCGCCCCGGATGGGACGCCGACCGCCGAAAGCCGTTACCGAAGGGACCTCCCTCCCGAAACTCTGGCCTGGCTCTACGAGTCGATGGTCGTCACCCGCGAACTGGACGCCGAGTTCGTCAATCTGCAGCGACAGGGCGAGCTGGCGCTGTTCGCGTCCTGCCGCGGTCAGGAAGCCGCGCAGATCGGCGCCGCGGCATGTCTGCCCAAGACGGATTGGCTCTTCCCCCAGTACCGCGAGATCGGCGCATTCCTGCTGCGCGGACTCACGCCGGCGCAGATTTCAGCGGTGTGGCGCGGCAGATGGCACGGGGGTCTGGGGTTCACCGACAAGTGCGTCGCACCGATCTCGATCCCGATCGGCACCCAGGGCCTGCACGCGGTCGGCGCGGCAATGGCGGCGCAGCGCCTGAGCGACGGTTCGGTGACTCTGGCGTTCCTCGGCGACGGCGCGACCAGCGAAGGCGACGTGCACGAGGCGCTGAACTTCGCCGCCGTATTCAACGCGCCGTGCGTGTTCTTCGTGCAGAACAACCACTGGGCGATATCGGTGCCGGTCAGCAAGCAGCTCGCCGCGCCGTCCATCGCACACCGGGCCGTCGGTTACGGCATGCCCGGCATTCGGGTTGACGGCAATGACGTACTGGCCTGCTACGCGGTGACTGCCGAGGCCGCCAAGCGAGCCAGGGACGGTGGCGGTCCGACGTTGATCGAGGCGATCACCTACCGGATGGGACCGCACACCACGTCGGACGACCCGACTCGATACCGCCCGCCCGAGGAGCTCGAATACTGGGCGGCGCGCGATCCGATTCAGCGTTACCGCACGTACCTGGAAACAGCCGGCGTATGGAGCGAGCGACTCGAGGAGCGGATTGCCGCCAGGTCCAAGCGATTACGTACCGAACTGCGGGACGCGGTCGTCGACGCCGAGGACTTCGACATCGCCGACGTGTTCGACAACGTGTATCACGACATCACCCCGAACTTGCTGGCGCAGCGAGAACAGGTGCTGGCGGAGATCGCGAAGGAGGCCTGA